Proteins found in one Terribacillus sp. DMT04 genomic segment:
- a CDS encoding SOS response-associated peptidase: MCGRFTLLTPWEELLRTFDAVSEIESLEPSYNIAPTQQIAAIIHDGKKRKLGSLRWGLIPPWAPDKKIGSKMINARAETLQEKRSFKKAFQKQRCLIPADSFYEWKTEDGKKQPMRIQHKDKTPFAFAGLWEKWQDDDGSSIYTCTIITTEANSFMQQIHHRMPVILPAHSQDIWLDRYEQDTEALQQILKPFSEELTAYPVSTLVNSPRNNREELINPL; encoded by the coding sequence ATGTGCGGCAGATTTACACTACTAACGCCCTGGGAAGAACTTTTGCGAACGTTTGACGCTGTCTCGGAAATAGAATCACTTGAGCCAAGCTACAACATTGCACCAACCCAGCAAATTGCAGCAATTATCCATGACGGCAAAAAACGCAAACTAGGCAGTCTGCGATGGGGACTGATCCCGCCATGGGCACCTGATAAGAAGATCGGCAGCAAAATGATCAACGCCCGAGCGGAAACACTTCAGGAAAAACGCAGCTTCAAGAAAGCCTTCCAAAAACAGCGCTGCCTCATTCCTGCCGACAGCTTCTACGAATGGAAAACCGAAGACGGCAAAAAACAGCCCATGCGCATCCAGCACAAGGACAAAACCCCATTCGCCTTCGCCGGCCTCTGGGAAAAATGGCAAGACGACGACGGAAGCAGCATCTACACCTGTACCATCATCACAACCGAAGCCAACAGCTTCATGCAACAAATCCATCACCGCATGCCCGTTATTTTACCAGCCCATTCACAAGACATCTGGCTGGATCGATATGAGCAGGATACGGAAGCACTACAGCAAATACTAAAGCCTTTTTCAGAAGAACTGACTGCGTATCCAGTTTCAACGCTAGTAAATTCACCGAGGAATAATAGAGAGGAATTGATTAATCCATTGTGA
- a CDS encoding HNH endonuclease yields MAVITLVVTVVCPQAGAVLGVAYASAEMGSSISGKDWASGRELETSERWVRGLAAPVDILPVGKAATTFTGTARTTNKVVDLGGALNKTKLSSSLAGENAHQTSKVKQLVETAGQQTSSRLRNASQSVKNSTSVLKNKLGEEAIKVAQKGDAGITRVLNMFPQASLATDNGIMLASPGNFNKLEAGTTKVVDRLGSASKGTDNVHRSEFDEVIKKDYDLNGNLVNRSIVPKGYDSVEDFLKVVDDRTIKEFGYDSVEEFKVVVGHVDDYLNASPKNNIVNKGLAGGKHVKGVDYDVLGFPIFKGDDVKFTHKLEVDLYIAKDDKQFVECTKQLKEEIKQGNIPRDIFTSRQLKMIELELPRIEGLTWHHHQVPGKMQLVISDKHGVNHLGGNKLWGGGIR; encoded by the coding sequence GTGGCTGTAATCACCCTTGTCGTCACAGTTGTATGTCCACAGGCGGGAGCGGTATTGGGTGTCGCCTATGCGAGCGCAGAAATGGGCAGCTCTATATCCGGGAAGGACTGGGCATCTGGACGGGAGCTGGAAACATCAGAGCGCTGGGTGCGCGGCTTAGCGGCACCAGTCGATATATTGCCCGTAGGAAAAGCCGCAACAACCTTCACAGGAACAGCGCGCACCACTAATAAAGTGGTCGACTTAGGGGGAGCACTAAATAAAACAAAACTAAGCTCCTCACTAGCAGGTGAAAACGCTCATCAAACATCTAAAGTAAAACAACTAGTAGAAACAGCAGGACAGCAAACATCATCCAGATTAAGAAACGCCAGCCAGTCAGTGAAGAACTCCACAAGCGTTCTAAAAAACAAACTCGGCGAAGAAGCAATCAAAGTCGCACAAAAGGGAGATGCAGGCATTACAAGAGTTCTCAATATGTTCCCACAAGCAAGCTTAGCGACAGATAACGGTATAATGCTTGCATCTCCCGGTAATTTTAATAAACTAGAAGCAGGAACTACGAAGGTAGTAGATAGACTTGGGTCTGCTTCTAAGGGTACGGATAATGTTCACCGTTCTGAATTTGATGAAGTAATAAAAAAAGATTATGATTTGAATGGAAACTTGGTAAATAGATCTATTGTTCCAAAAGGTTACGATAGTGTTGAAGACTTTTTAAAGGTTGTTGACGATAGAACGATAAAAGAATTTGGTTACGACAGTGTAGAGGAATTTAAGGTGGTTGTAGGACATGTAGACGACTACTTAAATGCTTCACCAAAGAACAATATAGTTAATAAAGGATTGGCGGGAGGAAAACACGTGAAAGGCGTAGATTATGATGTTTTAGGTTTTCCGATTTTTAAAGGTGATGATGTTAAATTTACACATAAGTTAGAAGTAGATTTATATATTGCCAAAGATGATAAACAATTTGTGGAATGTACAAAGCAATTGAAAGAAGAAATAAAGCAAGGAAATATACCAAGGGACATTTTTACATCAAGACAATTAAAGATGATAGAACTAGAATTACCACGTATAGAGGGGCTAACATGGCATCATCACCAAGTACCTGGTAAAATGCAACTAGTAATATCGGATAAACATGGTGTGAATCACCTTGGCGGTAACAAATTATGGGGAGGCGGAATAAGATGA
- a CDS encoding serine hydrolase — MKKWIIIVAISILVLAVSSLLLGNYLLEKDDPRFVARLVETNPEKISVVMSENDNISFEFGADKLMPLASVFKVIIAVELVNQYQGNSIDINEKIPLEEVEFYNFIKDANSTHETWKDEVVRDKKYVTIKEIAKGMITYSSNPNTDYLIQRLGLDKINHTAKTLSSSHTNIYPIGASVLIPHYLNEVKGLDNEDIVNTISSMDEAEYEELSLEINKLLKANNYPKYKNFYPTAEEQKLWSDNAPKSTAKEYLKLLNNLDTQFNEDKYNSLLLDILEINQNQVDYKGGKNGETINVVNRVFKEIDEEGEKDIVIFTKDLDDYEKVKVTNNIDEFVEMVLKGEYSIRYY; from the coding sequence ATGAAAAAATGGATAATAATTGTTGCTATCTCAATATTAGTACTTGCTGTTTCCTCTTTATTACTTGGGAATTATCTTTTGGAGAAAGATGATCCTAGATTTGTTGCAAGACTAGTTGAAACAAATCCAGAGAAGATTAGTGTAGTGATGAGTGAAAATGACAATATTTCATTTGAGTTTGGTGCAGATAAACTAATGCCGTTAGCAAGTGTTTTCAAAGTAATTATTGCAGTGGAATTAGTTAATCAATATCAGGGTAACTCAATTGATATTAATGAAAAGATACCATTAGAGGAGGTTGAATTTTATAACTTTATAAAGGACGCTAACTCAACTCACGAAACTTGGAAAGATGAAGTAGTACGAGATAAAAAGTACGTAACAATAAAGGAAATAGCAAAAGGAATGATTACTTATAGTTCAAACCCGAACACTGATTATCTGATTCAACGATTAGGGTTAGATAAAATAAATCATACCGCAAAGACATTATCAAGCTCACATACAAATATATATCCAATTGGAGCAAGTGTTCTTATTCCTCATTATCTAAATGAAGTAAAGGGTTTAGATAACGAGGATATCGTAAATACGATTTCAAGTATGGACGAAGCGGAATACGAAGAACTTTCTTTAGAAATAAACAAACTATTGAAAGCCAACAACTATCCCAAATATAAAAATTTTTATCCTACAGCAGAAGAGCAGAAATTATGGTCAGATAATGCACCAAAATCTACAGCAAAAGAATATTTAAAGCTATTAAATAATCTGGATACTCAATTCAATGAAGACAAATATAATTCGTTGCTCTTAGACATATTAGAGATTAATCAAAACCAAGTTGATTATAAAGGAGGTAAGAATGGAGAGACTATCAATGTCGTAAATAGAGTATTCAAAGAGATTGATGAAGAAGGCGAGAAAGATATCGTAATTTTCACGAAAGATTTAGACGACTATGAAAAAGTTAAAGTTACTAATAATATAGATGAATTTGTTGAAATGGTCTTAAAGGGAGAGTACTCCATAAGATATTACTAA
- a CDS encoding DCC1-like thiol-disulfide oxidoreductase family protein yields the protein MKNNIIKSKGNFLERFFWYMSEDRFLKGASLARIGLGLIILYNYTVLYFQRDVLFSPQGILGDNLYTIDFTLYALSSSQFYFDFLYHAGIIFAILFTLGYKGRIISVINYIFTFSFIQVAFLMTDGGDNLMYLLLFYLLFANTTAYYSLDSFKSKAIKDYSNYFQKIKSTFHNFAVLACIIQVCILYFVSGLYQIMGEMWSNGTALYYIMQADVFSNPNFSSIALSNETLMVLTTYASVVIKLAFPFLITNKNTKYIAVISVVLFHIGIGIFMGLITFSLTMIVAELLFFTDKEYNAVSRYTKKLNDSIKNRKATHEVAKNEKVSVQTNTITVLYDGWCPMCIKSITNLKKLDTFNTISFQSFRNPEILKVYNIDIERLEKRMHSFDKKKKPKEGIDAFIQIIQRMPLLWISLPILYTAKILGFGQRLYDYIASKRNIIPVGQCTDNCSVDYHSYSNKFKDE from the coding sequence ATGAAAAATAACATAATTAAATCTAAAGGTAATTTTCTAGAGAGATTCTTTTGGTATATGAGTGAAGATCGTTTTCTTAAAGGAGCCAGTCTTGCAAGAATCGGTTTAGGTTTGATTATATTGTATAACTACACAGTTTTGTATTTTCAAAGAGATGTGTTATTTAGTCCTCAAGGCATTCTAGGAGACAATCTTTATACAATTGACTTCACTTTATATGCGTTATCTTCATCCCAATTTTACTTTGATTTCTTATATCATGCAGGTATTATTTTCGCAATCTTATTTACACTTGGTTATAAAGGAAGAATTATCAGTGTTATAAATTACATATTTACGTTTTCTTTTATTCAAGTGGCTTTCTTAATGACAGATGGCGGAGATAATCTAATGTATCTCCTTCTCTTTTATCTACTATTTGCCAACACTACTGCTTATTACTCACTCGATTCATTTAAATCAAAAGCTATTAAAGATTACTCAAATTACTTTCAGAAGATTAAAAGTACGTTTCATAATTTTGCTGTCTTAGCTTGTATAATACAAGTTTGTATTCTTTATTTCGTATCCGGGTTGTATCAAATTATGGGGGAAATGTGGTCAAATGGTACTGCTTTGTACTACATTATGCAAGCTGATGTGTTTTCAAATCCAAACTTCTCAAGTATAGCATTAAGCAATGAAACATTAATGGTACTTACTACTTATGCATCAGTAGTAATTAAACTGGCGTTCCCATTTCTAATTACAAATAAAAACACGAAATATATAGCTGTAATTTCAGTTGTGCTTTTTCATATAGGTATAGGAATTTTCATGGGATTGATTACATTTTCTCTAACGATGATAGTAGCTGAACTATTATTTTTTACAGATAAGGAATATAATGCAGTATCAAGATACACAAAAAAGTTAAATGATTCGATTAAAAATAGAAAGGCGACGCACGAGGTAGCTAAAAATGAGAAAGTCTCGGTACAAACAAACACTATTACGGTTTTGTATGACGGATGGTGTCCGATGTGTATTAAGAGCATAACAAACTTAAAGAAACTGGATACCTTTAATACTATATCGTTTCAATCATTCCGAAATCCTGAAATCCTTAAGGTATACAATATAGATATCGAGAGATTAGAAAAAAGAATGCATTCTTTTGATAAGAAAAAGAAACCAAAGGAAGGTATTGATGCATTTATTCAAATAATACAAAGAATGCCTTTGTTATGGATCTCTCTTCCAATTCTGTACACTGCAAAGATCTTAGGATTTGGTCAGCGTTTGTATGATTATATTGCGTCTAAAAGAAACATTATTCCAGTAGGACAGTGCACCGATAATTGTAGCGTGGACTATCACAGCTATTCTAATAAATTCAAAGATGAATAA
- a CDS encoding DUF5819 family protein, producing MKKMIKFIPIILTFILTAHFIILLFSVIPFNPVVLKYNKQITNYVNPLFTQTWTLFAPDPISSNDALHIKLEFEEGGTGWIDTTNPIVEKMHGNYFSPYNRLGRITQSITSQMLSEEPLVHDLRESIKAKDDKNESLAELDKQSKNRYDTNHEYLLRYASSYAKYLFPHEKIETIEMRVLNQKSIPYSERNENKEREWELIAAIEKQPISDDVLPLF from the coding sequence ATGAAAAAAATGATTAAGTTTATACCAATAATCTTGACGTTTATTCTGACAGCACATTTTATTATATTGCTATTTTCTGTAATCCCATTTAATCCTGTTGTTTTAAAGTATAACAAACAGATTACAAATTACGTCAATCCTTTGTTTACTCAAACATGGACACTTTTCGCTCCTGACCCTATTAGTTCCAATGATGCTTTGCATATAAAGTTAGAGTTTGAAGAAGGAGGGACCGGATGGATTGATACTACTAATCCGATAGTTGAAAAGATGCACGGTAATTATTTTTCTCCTTATAATAGGCTTGGAAGAATAACACAATCTATTACATCGCAAATGTTAAGTGAAGAGCCCTTGGTACATGATCTTCGAGAATCAATAAAAGCAAAAGATGATAAGAATGAAAGTTTAGCTGAATTGGATAAGCAATCTAAAAATAGATACGATACTAATCATGAATATTTATTAAGATACGCTAGTTCTTACGCAAAATACCTTTTTCCACATGAAAAGATAGAAACTATTGAAATGAGAGTTCTTAATCAGAAAAGCATACCTTATAGTGAGAGAAACGAGAATAAAGAAAGAGAATGGGAACTTATTGCAGCTATAGAGAAACAGCCTATTTCTGATGATGTTTTACCTTTATTTTAA
- a CDS encoding energy-coupling factor transporter transmembrane protein EcfT: MHNINPSIKAGTVTIAAIAVAFLFDPVTLLLYAGWTMAVTLLFGKVQIRKYLLYLLPFTIFALGMLISTLLFAKAPEHPSVTQQFLFWNLPSETVQDALALAIRVFSYATLSLLFVLTTDKVAFILSLIQQCRVSPKLAYGILAGYRFLPLLTNELATIQSAHLVRGARTKTSRLTRYKQYTIPLLASAIRKAERTAVAMESKGFTGERDRTYYRSYHIRWTDWVFSFVMIFALGLCIVFSKSFQ, from the coding sequence ATGCATAACATCAACCCTAGTATAAAAGCAGGTACTGTTACAATTGCAGCCATCGCCGTTGCATTTCTGTTTGACCCTGTTACCTTGCTGTTATACGCCGGCTGGACAATGGCTGTCACCTTGCTGTTCGGGAAAGTACAGATAAGAAAATACCTCCTCTATCTGCTTCCCTTCACAATCTTTGCACTTGGTATGCTAATTTCGACTTTGCTATTTGCTAAAGCACCAGAGCATCCTTCTGTCACACAGCAATTTCTATTCTGGAACTTACCATCGGAAACTGTGCAAGATGCACTGGCTTTGGCTATTCGCGTGTTTAGCTATGCTACCTTATCCCTTTTGTTTGTCCTGACGACCGACAAAGTTGCCTTTATTTTAAGCTTAATTCAGCAATGCCGTGTATCGCCAAAGCTTGCATACGGCATATTAGCCGGGTATCGTTTTTTGCCGTTACTGACAAACGAATTAGCTACCATCCAATCTGCCCACCTTGTTCGGGGAGCCAGAACAAAAACAAGCAGACTGACGAGATATAAACAATATACGATTCCTTTGTTGGCAAGTGCTATTCGTAAAGCCGAAAGAACTGCCGTAGCCATGGAATCCAAAGGTTTCACCGGAGAAAGAGATCGAACATATTACCGCTCTTATCACATACGATGGACAGATTGGGTCTTCAGTTTTGTCATGATCTTCGCACTTGGCTTGTGCATAGTCTTTTCTAAATCGTTTCAGTAG
- a CDS encoding SMI1/KNR4 family protein, whose product MRSDLTWPIPDETVSKDYVIEVGKKIGYILPNDYVECAVQNNGSAVIPYNFDVDGITRVFGTLLSYNNDSSENIVKVYDNYVSSLPKDLVPFAFDPAGNLICFDYKNHENNPIVVFWEHENAAEKEMLLEEEGLTEDQAEESARENVYYVAATFTEFLDKLHD is encoded by the coding sequence ATGAGAAGCGATTTGACATGGCCAATACCAGATGAAACAGTTTCAAAGGATTATGTTATTGAGGTAGGAAAAAAAATTGGTTATATACTTCCGAATGATTATGTAGAATGTGCTGTTCAAAATAACGGTTCTGCAGTAATACCTTATAATTTTGATGTTGATGGAATAACTAGAGTGTTTGGAACGCTCCTTTCTTACAATAACGATAGTAGTGAAAATATCGTTAAAGTATATGATAACTATGTTTCTTCCTTACCTAAGGATTTAGTACCTTTTGCTTTTGACCCTGCAGGAAATTTAATATGTTTTGATTATAAAAATCATGAAAATAATCCAATTGTAGTTTTTTGGGAACATGAAAACGCTGCTGAAAAAGAAATGTTATTGGAAGAAGAAGGATTAACAGAAGATCAGGCTGAAGAAAGTGCAAGAGAAAATGTATATTATGTTGCAGCAACATTTACAGAATTTCTGGATAAACTGCATGACTAA
- a CDS encoding DUF6018 family natural product bioysynthesis protein produces MGSNTAKSSISARSNGLARIERFMKARAQIEYIYKGGQREFYRCKTRNKKEALQEVITTMIFYHFCQNIYHSVTTFVPVSANHFTTYHYKPYGA; encoded by the coding sequence ATGGGGAGCAACACAGCAAAATCAAGTATAAGTGCAAGAAGTAATGGCTTAGCAAGGATCGAACGGTTCATGAAGGCAAGAGCTCAAATTGAGTACATTTACAAAGGTGGTCAAAGAGAGTTCTATCGTTGTAAGACACGTAATAAAAAAGAGGCGCTCCAGGAAGTGATTACAACCATGATTTTTTACCACTTCTGCCAAAATATTTACCACTCAGTGACAACCTTTGTACCAGTGAGTGCCAACCACTTTACCACTTATCATTATAAGCCCTACGGCGCCTGA
- a CDS encoding M23 family metallopeptidase, whose translation MISSLFKPEEFGEMFKNEQFEEIYSLSSKDFQDLISLEDFIELSMSFNEGVNYYKLEFKSILKGLNHYIWLDDRESKAISVSVDKNLQIQSLLLKPYGASVESDTVYTKNKYSMPIEDEWVVYWGGANEMVNYHYTYENQRYAYDLVKTGKDNGTNKDTDYLNENYFAFSKDILAPEDGKVIKVIDGVKDNVPGEMNANNPEGNYVIIEHANKEYSMLAHLKKGSIKVKTGEQVNEGQHIGHCGNSGNSSEPHLHFQVMDSADLEKAKSIRIRFKDDYEPIRGDTISNKKENKDSFEDRVEKAENALTFTDFILAIPRAIAQIFK comes from the coding sequence TTGATAAGTAGTCTGTTTAAACCGGAAGAATTTGGAGAAATGTTTAAGAACGAGCAATTTGAAGAAATTTATTCCCTTTCATCTAAAGATTTTCAAGATTTAATTTCGTTAGAAGACTTCATAGAATTATCCATGTCTTTTAATGAAGGTGTAAATTATTACAAACTTGAATTTAAATCTATTCTGAAAGGATTAAATCATTATATTTGGTTAGACGATCGAGAAAGTAAGGCCATAAGCGTATCTGTTGATAAGAATTTACAAATTCAATCTCTCCTTTTAAAACCATATGGAGCTAGTGTTGAAAGCGACACTGTCTATACTAAGAATAAGTATAGTATGCCAATAGAAGACGAATGGGTTGTATATTGGGGTGGAGCTAATGAAATGGTAAATTACCATTACACATATGAAAATCAAAGATACGCATATGACTTAGTGAAGACCGGTAAAGATAATGGAACAAATAAAGATACTGATTATCTAAACGAAAATTATTTCGCCTTTAGTAAAGATATACTTGCACCTGAGGATGGGAAAGTTATAAAGGTTATAGACGGGGTTAAAGATAATGTACCAGGAGAGATGAATGCGAATAACCCAGAAGGTAATTATGTGATTATAGAGCACGCAAATAAAGAGTATAGTATGTTGGCGCACTTAAAAAAAGGTTCAATAAAAGTAAAGACTGGAGAACAAGTCAATGAGGGTCAACATATAGGACACTGTGGAAATTCCGGTAATTCTTCGGAACCCCATTTACATTTTCAAGTTATGGATTCTGCAGATCTCGAAAAGGCCAAGTCAATTCGTATCAGGTTTAAAGATGACTATGAGCCTATAAGAGGAGATACTATATCTAACAAAAAAGAGAACAAAGATAGTTTTGAAGATAGAGTAGAAAAAGCTGAGAATGCATTAACCTTTACGGATTTCATACTAGCAATTCCTAGAGCGATTGCACAAATCTTTAAGTAA
- a CDS encoding DNA/RNA non-specific endonuclease has product MILTSSNSHFTVSIAEYKAENPDEDISEEDYRTTAVNTRAFEYESIEDDQFTKEFWVNIAALVVTVAVTVVCPPAGAVLGVAYASAEMGSAISGKDWASGRELETSERWVRGLAAPVDILPVGKAATTFTGTARTTNKVVDLGGALNKTKLSSSLAGETAHQTSKVKQLVETAGQQTSSRLRNASHSVRNSTSVLKNKLGEEAIKVAQKGDAGITKVLNMFPQASLATDNGIMFASPGNFNKLESGTTKVVDRLGAGSKGTDKLTTEVSDIKTFVDKGRQFTNGRRNRLKPNIRYQTGEYDYFYETDNVGRISKFETDNLQLTSRETRLSHSRNTLGEIKGKDHAGHLAADRFGGSPKLDNLVSQLSDVNLKQYKKIEDEWAAALNEVPPKKVTTDVEIMYSGKDMRPEKFIVKYTIDGEWNKEVLLN; this is encoded by the coding sequence ATGATATTAACATCATCGAACAGCCATTTTACAGTATCCATTGCAGAATATAAAGCTGAAAACCCGGACGAAGATATCAGCGAAGAAGACTACCGAACCACTGCGGTTAACACGCGTGCTTTCGAATATGAGTCTATAGAGGACGATCAATTCACCAAGGAATTTTGGGTTAACATAGCCGCCCTTGTTGTTACAGTTGCGGTTACAGTTGTATGTCCTCCGGCGGGAGCGGTATTGGGTGTCGCCTATGCGAGCGCAGAAATGGGTAGCGCTATATCCGGGAAGGACTGGGCATCTGGACGGGAGCTAGAAACATCAGAGCGCTGGGTGCGCGGCTTAGCGGCACCAGTCGATATATTGCCCGTAGGAAAAGCCGCAACAACCTTCACAGGAACAGCGCGCACCACTAATAAAGTGGTCGACTTAGGGGGCGCACTAAATAAAACAAAACTAAGCTCCTCACTAGCAGGTGAAACCGCTCATCAAACATCTAAAGTAAAACAACTAGTAGAAACAGCAGGTCAGCAAACATCATCCAGATTAAGAAACGCCAGTCATTCTGTTAGAAATTCCACAAGCGTTCTAAAAAACAAACTCGGCGAAGAAGCAATCAAAGTCGCACAAAAGGGAGACGCAGGAATTACAAAAGTCCTGAATATGTTCCCACAAGCAAGCTTAGCGACAGATAACGGTATAATGTTTGCATCTCCCGGTAATTTTAATAAACTAGAATCAGGGACTACGAAGGTAGTAGATAGACTTGGGGCAGGTTCTAAGGGTACGGATAAGCTTACAACTGAAGTAAGTGATATAAAGACATTTGTTGATAAGGGAAGACAATTCACGAACGGTAGAAGAAATAGATTAAAGCCGAATATTAGATACCAAACAGGTGAATACGATTACTTCTATGAAACTGATAATGTTGGTAGAATCTCTAAGTTTGAAACGGACAACTTACAATTAACTTCTAGAGAAACAAGACTTTCCCATAGCAGAAATACCTTAGGTGAAATAAAAGGAAAGGACCATGCAGGTCATTTGGCAGCCGATAGATTTGGTGGTTCACCTAAGCTGGATAATTTGGTATCGCAGTTATCTGATGTTAATTTGAAACAGTATAAGAAGATTGAGGATGAATGGGCTGCGGCATTAAATGAAGTTCCTCCTAAAAAGGTAACGACTGATGTCGAAATAATGTATAGTGGGAAAGATATGCGACCAGAAAAGTTTATAGTTAAATATACTATAGATGGTGAGTGGAACAAAGAAGTTCTTCTAAATTGA
- a CDS encoding immunity protein YezG family protein, which produces MKEFEDRFTELQADMISICMEFVEDRADRVYVYASYEESIISSRFFYLINNNYVKSHRLNDAIEDGVKKYDVSPERGFQVLDTINDDIEKIKVLCEEFGKDMPTEMKLIFDVKSGGFKAEYKYEPVYTNHDTKTARQIADEWFEEIKSNNL; this is translated from the coding sequence ATGAAAGAATTTGAAGACAGATTTACTGAATTGCAGGCAGATATGATATCTATCTGTATGGAGTTTGTTGAAGACAGGGCGGATAGAGTTTATGTCTATGCTTCGTATGAAGAAAGTATTATTTCTAGTAGGTTTTTTTATTTAATTAACAATAATTATGTGAAGAGTCATAGATTAAATGATGCAATTGAAGATGGAGTTAAAAAGTATGATGTGTCTCCGGAGCGAGGATTTCAAGTTTTAGACACCATAAATGATGATATTGAAAAAATAAAAGTTTTGTGTGAAGAATTTGGAAAAGATATGCCAACGGAAATGAAATTAATATTTGATGTGAAAAGTGGTGGTTTCAAAGCTGAGTATAAATATGAGCCAGTCTATACTAATCACGATACTAAAACCGCTCGTCAAATTGCAGATGAGTGGTTTGAAGAAATAAAAAGTAACAACCTTTAA